The proteins below are encoded in one region of Hordeum vulgare subsp. vulgare chromosome 3H, MorexV3_pseudomolecules_assembly, whole genome shotgun sequence:
- the LOC123442916 gene encoding transcription factor MYBS3-like, whose protein sequence is MTRRCSHCSNNGHNARTCPARSGGGVRLFGVHLTSPPVAAMKKSASMSCIASSLGGGGSGGSSPAAGPGPGGVARGGGEGAPGYVSDDPMHASCSTNGRAERKKGTPWTEEEHRMFLLGLQKLGKGDWRGISRSFVVSRTPTQVASHAQKYFIRQTNFSRRKRRSSLFDMVPEMPMDESPDGAEEFTLCSTQDETTNSNKLSLFHLGRPKEAECDKDLPTLQLRQHEESEYAGRLLEAPDFEMNNGVSFKAASVSTVPAFYPALLPVPLTLWPANVSNVEAANATHEVLKPTPVNVKEAIKADEVVSMSKLSIGGDSSSSMEPSALSLQLTGPTNTRQSAFHVSPPMTRTDLSQGNNSPIHAV, encoded by the exons ATGACGAGGCGGTGCTCGCACTGCAGCAACAACGGCCACAACGCGCGGACCTGCCCCGCCCGCTCCGGCGGCGGCGTCAGGCTCTTCGGCGTGCACCTCACGTCGCCGCCGGTGGCCGCGATGAAGAAGAGCGCGAGCATGAGCTGCATCGCGTCGTCGCTCGGGGGCGGCGGGTCCGGGGGCTCGTCCCCGGCCGCGGGGCCGGGGCCCGGCGGGGTCGCCAGGGGAGGGGGCGAGGGCGCGCCGGGGTATGTCTCCGACGACCCCATGCACGCCTCCTGCTCGACCAATGGCCGTGCCGAGCGCAAGAAAG GTACACCTTGGACTGAAGAAGAGCATAGAATGTTTCTACTGGGTCTGCAGAAGCTTGGCAAAGGGGACTGGCGTGGGATATCTCGTAGTTTTGTTGTTTCAAGGACCCCAACTCAGGTGGCCAGCCACGCCCAGAAGTACTTCATCAGACAGACAAACTTCTCAAGGCGGAAGAGGAGGTCAAGCTTGTTTGACATGGTCCCGGAAATG CCAATGGATGAGTCCCCCGATGGCGCGGAAGAGTTTACGCTCTGCAGCACTCAAGATGAAACAACTAATTCAAATAAACTGTCACTGTTTCATCTCGGGCGACCGAAGGAAGCAGAATGTGATAAAGATCTGCCAACTTTGCAACTAAGGCAGCACGAAGAATCTGAATATGCAGGGCGTTTATTAGAAGCACCAGATTTTGAGATGAACAATGGTGTATCATTCAAGGCCGCATCTGTCTCGACAGTGCCGGCGTTCTACCCAGCATTGCTCCCTGTTCCACTAACACTTTGGCCTGCGAATGTTTCTAACGTGGAAGCAGCAAACGCAACCCATGAAGTTCTAAAGCCCACTCCTGTGAATGTAAAGGAGGCAATTAAGGCGGATGAGGTTGTCAGTATGTCCAAGCTCAGCATTGGTGGTGACAGCTCTAGCTCAATGGAACCTTCTGCTCTTTCCCTTCAGCTTACCGGGCCGACAAATACAAGACAATCGGCTTTTCATGTGAGCCCACCAATGACTAGAACTGACCTAAGTCAGGGAAACAACAGCCCAATCCATGCAGTTTGA